The region TCTTGTGCCTATTCATGTTTTTTATGCCTCTAGTCTCTTTCGTCAGCTACCAATTTTTTCTCTTGGGAtccaaaaatataattattgtgCTTTCATGAAAACGCCCCATacccatttctctctctcttaggTTTGGATTCAAAAGCAGAGGAGTGCGAAAAGGATATTCAGGGATGGAAGAAAAAGATCTCTGCTGCTACATCAAACATTTCAAAGCATAATCGTCAGATTAAGTCCAAGGTTAGTTTGATCTCAAGAAAAAGTTGATTTATTTTAATGGCTTATATTCAGAAACAATTTATTCTCGCCATGTATGATTCAGAATACATTGTAAATCTAACAGCTGCAATGTTCAAATATTCCAAGTTACAACCTTGCTTTGTGACCACAGGAGAGTCTGATAGATCAATTGAGTTTGCGTAAACAAGAGATAGTGGAGAAGTGTGAACTAGACTAGAGCACATTGACATTCCAATAAACTACTGGGTCATCAGGGCCACGACCTGTTATTGATTTCAGCAAAACGACTCGCAAACAACAAATCTATGTGATCAAATTTGGTACGATAAAAAactagtttatttgaaaaaaataataggtttatttatatatttaattaaaatatatggatgCATATATAGTACATAGAAACTGCATAATATTGTGgtcatatatttatgatttgtgtataatttttttacttttttggaaCCATAAATGTAATTGGTgcatactttaattcaaattttaaaaacaatagaaaggaaattcaaatatgaaaataaaaaatgaggttAAAGGCTAATAAGTCTTTCTAACTTGTccatttactaaatttattattttaatatataattaaattattaatataacttTATTTTGATCGTACAAAATTTGGTTGTTTATCATTACTCGCAAAATTAAGTTGCGATATAAGTAGATGTATGAAATTATTGATATTGTGGTTTAATAAGAAATGATGACATAACATATATGTGGACTGTGATACGAAAATTATTACTCCTATGAAATGAGGATGTGAAGTGAAGTGAAGTGAAGTGatagagaaaataaaagagagaatgtGAAAGCAAAGTACGGTTTGGGGTAAAATCGTAAATGCGCGAGAAGATTCAAATTGGGGAATGCAGAAAACTAGAAGTATTGAAATACACAATAAACAAGGCACCCTCACTACTCACGCCTCACGAGGAAGAAGACAGACTGAcagacagacacaacgctctctctctctctctctctctctctctctcttcctacACACAATTGTGATCCAAATAGACAAATACAAGCAGTGCACAACTACTCTACTCTCCTCCCTCCTCTGCTTCACAACGCATACCCCATTTCCATATAACCCAAAAACAAAATCCACTTGTTTGGAAAAGCATGAAAAAGATCTAGTAATGCCTGTCAACAATCCAATCCTTCTTCTCACATCCATCATTTTCCTCGCTGCTTCATCAATGGCATTGCCCAGGCCCGGATTCCTCTACACAAGATCCAGAGGAACGTGCACTCCTCAGTAAATTAACAACCCCCCTTTGTCTCTAATTTCTCTACAAAGTTTGGATCTTGAAATTAAGTGTTTTTGCAGGTATTGGAGCAGCAGGAGCGAGTTGTGGCCGAAGATGGTTCCCCACAGGTCCACGGTGTCCAACGTTTTCGGGTCGCAGGCCTTGGAGCGCTTCCGGCCCGACCTCACGCTGCTGGAGGCGGCCGCCAGGAATACCGAAAACGTGTTCGCGGCGCTGCTCAAGGAGTCCACGGCCGCGCTGCTCAACTCGTACGCTAGAAATGGGTATCCCTACGCCGCCTGGGAGGTCAAGACGCTGCTCATTCAGGCTCTCGTTTCCGACACTGCCGCCGCCGCTCTGGCGGAGAGGTTTCTTCACGCCAATCACAACTGTGCTTGATATTTCTCTCAAAGAACAGGAATTAGTGTTTGTGGGGATTTTGCGATGTGGTGAAAGCGATAGTTTGGATTTTGGTATCTGTAATCATttgcttttttctttttcatttagTACTCggattttaatttcttcatatgcATCAGGGAAAATAGGTTGTGAGATCTGGTACTGACATTCTGAATATGCCTCAGAAATGATATTGATAATTGGAAGgtttttatttcaaataaaataagtgaAATTATAATGCAAAGGCCAAAGGAGATGATTCGGTGTATTCCTATTTATGATTGTTGTAATAAGTGTTAGGAATTTTAGTACGGTCAACGTAGTTGACTACATTAACCGGGTCGTATAAGTACGGATAATTAAATAATCGATATGCGTTCCTAGTAGATGATGGTGGTATATTCACTTTTTCTAACCTGATTTCGGTgaatgaaaaataatatattaaagtatgTCACGATATATGCagatatgtaattaattaaataattaattaatattattttggaCAAGTAGATAAAATAATGTGACAAATGAGTATACGAAGAAAGCTTCGTAGAATGAGTACACATTGATTGAGTCGTCCAAATACGTTTCTGGAATGAACAACTACATGAGAGGTGTCTAAATACATCCGTCCAAGTTCATGCTCCATTGTTGACGTTTGTAACGCCCATAATAGCttgtaacccccggcggttacaatcaagccatcatgacacacataataagtgttgactccatcaattcAAATGAGTGGACTTGACccataaataggcatgcatccattgcaatCTCTACACAACTACAAGCATAGCATTTGCATAGCTATCTCACTCTCTTTGCATAGTCTTCCGTtgaagctctgccctcgccatTATCCAGTGTGCCGGAGCTTGTTATGTTTGCGGTGCTGCAACGGACAagacgaagtcgttttatctttggggacgacacgccaatctGAGAGCACTTccagggcgtatctcgtcttgtggAAAGCGCACTTCTCAACTCGGCTTACAACTTAT is a window of Salvia splendens isolate huo1 chromosome 3, SspV2, whole genome shotgun sequence DNA encoding:
- the LOC121794410 gene encoding uncharacterized protein LOC121794410 — protein: MQKTRSIEIHNKQGTLTTHASRGRRQTDRQTQRSLSLSLSLSLFLHTIVIQIDKYKQCTTTLLSSLLCFTTHTPFPYNPKTKSTCLEKHEKDLVMPVNNPILLLTSIIFLAASSMALPRPGFLYTRSRGTCTPQYWSSRSELWPKMVPHRSTVSNVFGSQALERFRPDLTLLEAAARNTENVFAALLKESTAALLNSYARNGYPYAAWEVKTLLIQALVSDTAAAALAERFLHANHNCA